A DNA window from Brassica napus cultivar Da-Ae chromosome C1, Da-Ae, whole genome shotgun sequence contains the following coding sequences:
- the LOC106433438 gene encoding mitochondrial outer membrane protein porin 1-like, producing the protein MGKGPGLYTDIGKKARDLLYKDHNSDQKLSITTYSPAGVAITSTGTKKGESLLGDVVFQLKQKNITTDFKVSTDNTVLITATVDEAAPGLKSIFSFKAPDQNSGKIELQYLHDYAGISTSMGLTQNPTVNFSGVVGNNLLALGTDVSFDTKSGSFTKINAGLNFTKDDLIASLTLNDKGDSVNASYYHIVNPLFNTAVGAEVNHKFASKVNTITVGTQHSIDPLTMVKARVNSAGIANALIQHEWSPKSFFTVSGEVDTKAIDKSAKVGLALSLKP; encoded by the exons ATGGGGAAAGGTCCAGGTCTCTACACGGACATCGGCAAAAAAGCCAGAG ACCTGCTGTACAAGGACCACAACAGTGACCAGAAATTGAGTATCACCACTTACTCTCCTGCGGGTGTT GCCATCACATCAACCGGAACAAAGAAAGGTGAATCGCTCTTGGGAGATGTAGTTTTTCAGCTCAAGCAAAAAAACATCACCACCGATTTCAAAGTTTCCACTGACAATACC GTTTTGATCACTGCTACCGTTGATGAGGCTGCCCCTGGATTGAAGTCCATCTTCAGCTTCAAGGCCCCTGACCAAAACTCCGGCAAG ATTGAGCTTCAGTATTTGCATGACTACGCTGGTATCAGCACCAGCATGGGATTGACTCAGAACCCAACTGTCAACTTCTCTGGTGTTGTTGGGAACAATTTGCTGGCTCTTGGTACTGACGTTTCCTTCGACACCAAATCTGGCAGTTTCACCAAGATCAATGCTGGCCTCAACTTCACCAAGGATGATTTGATTGCTTCCCTTACCCT GAACGACAAAGGAGATTCTGTCAACGCCTCATACTACCACATTGTTAACCCGCTGTTCAACACCGCTGTTGGAGCTGAAGTGAACCACAAATTCGCTAGCAAGGTCAACACCATAACCGTGGGAACGCAGCACTCGATTGACCCCTTGACCATGGTGAAAGCACGTGTGAACAGTGCGGGGATAGCCAATGCACTCATTCAACACGAGTGGTCACCCAAGTCCTTCTTCACAGTCTCTGGAGAAGTTGACACTAAGGCCATCGACAAGAGTGCTAAGGTTGGATTGGCTCTCTCTCTCAAGCCTTGA
- the LOC125580832 gene encoding probable pectate lyase 7 encodes METARLLVCVICIASLIPTLRANVAETDEYWVTKANEARRRTLMAYHPDPYQIVDHFHERHYDNSTDVEEMEENASEEEDDIEMISSATNSTRRSLRGRGKGKGRGKWSKLKGPCTASNPIDKCWRCQPDWARRRKKLVKCVRGFGYKTTGGKRGRIYVVTSNRDDDTVNPRPGTLRHAVIQNEPLWIIFKHDMSIRLCQELMINSHKTIDARGTNVHIAYGAGITMQYVHNIIIHGLHIHHIVQGRGGMIRNSNDHFGFRGVADGDGISIFGATNIWLDHISMSKCQDGLIDAIMGSTGITISNSHFTHHNDVMLLGAQNDNHADKKMQVTVAFNHFGKGLVQRMPRIRWGFVHVVNNDYTHWELYAIGGSQSPTILSHGNRFIAPPHLQHYREVTKRDSAPESEWKNWNWRSEKDIFMNNAYFRQSGNPKFMCSHSRQQMIKPKHGVAVSKLTKYAGALDCRVGKPC; translated from the exons atggaGACGGCTAGGCTTTTAGTTTGTGTGATTTGTATTGCCAGTTTGATTCCGACCTTACGAGCCAATGTTGCGGAGACGGATGAGTATTGGGTAACAAAAGCCAACGAAGCTCGTAGACGTACCCTTATGGCTTACCATCCTGATCCTTATCAGATTGTCGACCACTTCCACGAGCGTCATTACGA CAACTCTACTGATGTTGAAGAGATGGAGGAAAACGCTTCGGAGGAAGAGGACGACATTGAGATGATTTCTAGTGCGACGAACAGCACAAGGAGGAGTCTAAGAGGTAGAGGTAAAGGTAAAGGTAGAGGGAAATGGAGCAAGCTAAAGGGACCTTGCACTGCAAGTAACCCTATCGATAAATGTTGGCGTTGCCAGCCGGATTGGGCCAGGCGTCGCAAGAAGCTCGTCAAGTGTGTCCGTGGATTCGGTTACAAGACCACAGGAGGCAAACGTGGTCGAATCTACGTGGTCACAAGCAACAGAGATGATGACACGGTGAACCCTAGACCCGGAACACTGCGTCACGCTGTGATTCAGAACGAACCGCTCTGGATCATTTTCAAGCACGATATGAGCATTAGGTTGTGCCAAGAGCTAATGATTAATAGTCACAAGACGATCGATGCTCGTGGCACTAACGTGCACATCGCATATGGTGCTGGGATCACGATGCAGTACGTGCATAATATCATCATCCATGGGCTTCACATCCATCACATCGTCCAGGGCAGAGGTGGCATGATAAGAAACTCAAATGACCACTTCGGGTTCAGAGGAGTGGCCGATGGAGATGGTATCTCCATCTTTGGAGCAACAAACATTTGGCTTGACCACATTTCTATGTCTAAATGCCAAGATGGTCTCATCGACGCTATAATGGGCTCCACCGGTATCACTATCTCTAACTCTCATTTTACCCACCACAACGAT GTGATGTTGCTTGGTGCACAAAATGACAACCACGCGGACAAGAAAATGCAAGTCACCGTGGCTTTCAACCACTTTGGTAAAGGACTTGTGCAGAGGATGCCGAGGATTCGATGGGGTTTCGTCCATGTTGTCAACAATGACTACACTCACTGGGAGCTTTACGCTATCGGGGGTAGCCAAAGTCCTACCATTCTCAGCCACGGAAACCGTTTCATCGCTCCTCCTCACCTACAACATTACAGAGAA GTGACAAAGAGGGATTCTGCTCCAGAATCGGAGTGGAAAAACTGGAACTGGAGATCTGAGAAAGACATTTTCATGAACAATGCATATTTCAGACAGTCTGGAAACCCAAAGTTCATGTGTTCACACTCTAGACAACAGATGATAAAGCCCAAACACGGTGTTGCCGTTTCAAAGCTTACCAAATACGCCGGAGCATTGGATTGCCGGGTCGGAAAACCATGCTAA
- the LOC106433415 gene encoding probable WRKY transcription factor 72 — protein MEVLKKLPTSDSIVKDEVAGSDGGIQESRKVSHELESANVEMREMKEENEKLKVMLEHIESDYKSLRLIYLNKVQQKSSAKPVPDNKNDHLNAEFVSSSDQEREFVSLSLGKRSSNSPSNSIANKEEKTKLICLGAKEEEELTNAGLTLGPAVGLAKENRAISSLEYSSSEEAPAMNKVTGKRSSPSGGADDNSQQNLAKRARVCVRARCDTLTMNDGCQWRKYGQKVAKGNPCPRAYYRCTVAPGCPVRRQVQRCVDDMSILITTYEGTHNHPLPLTATAMASTTAAAASMLLSGSSTSGLDTEMIKNGMNFKLYDNNSRLINKPTVLSPLHPTVTLDLTIPMPKPSSSPYSLNFNTFSSLQRFPSTSLNFSASSSSSDSTSTINIPTIWGSGYASCSPVTDNKVHTGRPSFLNIGKNLPQNPSLTETLTKALTSDPSFHSVIAQAISTMVGSGNGDQQSARTLNSLSITKQQAAADSNNKNKGCEGYFSSLLMSNMANPGMLSTLNLPSSELPFTLFTTSSSSSKPSFSNEEKKRL, from the exons ATGGAGGTTCTTAAGAAACTACCTACTTCAGATTCTATTGTAAAAGATGAAGTTGCAGGATCTGATGGAGGCATCCAAGAAAGTAGAAAG GTGAGTCATGAACTTGAATCTGCAAATGTTGAGATGCGTGAAATGAAGGAGGAGAATGAGAAACTTAAAGTAATGCTAGAACATATTGAGAGTGATTACAAGTCTCTTAGACTCATATATTTGAACAAAGTTCAGCAAAAATCTTCAGCCAAACCAGTTCCGGATAACAAGAATGATCATCTCAACGCAGAGTTTGTAAGTTCTTCTGATCAAGAACGTGAATTTGTTTCGCTTTCTCTGGGGAAAAGAAGCTCAAATTCTCCATCTAATAGCATTGCCAATAAGGAAGAGAAGACAAAATTAATATGCTTAGGAgccaaggaagaagaggaattGACAAATGCGGGTTTGACTTTAGGACCAGCCGTTGGATTAGCAAAGGAAAATCGTGCCATTTCAAGCCTAGAATATAGCTCATCAGAAGAAGCTCCAGCCATGAATAAAGTCACCGGGAAGAGAAGTTCTCCTAGTGGCGGTGCTGATGATAATAGTCAGCAAAATCTTGCCAAAAGAGCTAGAGTTTGTGTTAGAGCAAGATGTGACACTCTCACG ATGAATGATGGCTGTCAATGGAGAAAATACGGACAAAAGGTTGCGAAAGGAAACCCTTGTCCAAGAGCATATTACCGCTGCACGGTTGCACCTGGTTGTCCTGTTCGAAGACAG GTCCAAAGATGCGTGGATGACATGTCAATTCTAATCACAACTTATGAAGGAACACACAACCACCCTCTTCCACTCACAGCCACCGCCATGGCTTCCACCACCGCAGCTGCCGCCTCCATGCTCCTCTCTGGTTCCTCCACATCAGGGTTAGACACCGAGATGATCAAGAACGGTATGAACTTCAAACTTTATGACAACAATTCAAGACTCATAAACAAACCAACCGTTCTCTCGCCATTACACCCTACAGTCACTCTAGATCTCACTATTCCTATGCCAAAACCATCTTCATCACCATATTCTTTGAACTTCAACACATTTTCTTCACTCCAAAGGTTCCCTTCCACAAGCCTTAAtttctctgcttcttcttcttcctccgatTCAACTTCAACCATCAACATTCCCACGATATGGGGTAGTGGATACGCTTCTTGCAGTCCTGTTACAGATAATAAGGTACACACCGGACGGCCATCATTTCTAAATATTGGAAAAAACCTACCGCAAAACCCTTCTTTGACCGAAACCCTAACGAAGGCTCTTACTTCTGACCCAAGTTTCCACTCAGTGATAGCACAAGCCATATCAACTATGGTCGGATCAGGGAATGGAGATCAGCAATCCGCTCGTACCTTAAATAGCTTGTCGATTACTAAACAACAGGCTGCTGCAGAttctaacaacaaaaataaaggATGTGAAGGGTATTTCAGCAGCTTATTGATGTCAAATATGGCGAATCCAGGAATGTTATCAACGTTAAACCTACCGTCGTCAGAACTTCCATTCACTTTGTTcacgacttcttcttcttcgtctaaGCCAAGTTTTTCGAACGAGGAAAAAAAGAGGTTGTAA